CAGCCGGAAATCGCCATGAATCAGCGCCAGTTGGTCAGGTTCCGGCGGGGCGTTGCGCGTTGCCCAAGCGAGCGCCAATTCAAACACCGGCCGCGCTGTCGGATCAGCGTCCAGCGCCGCCCGGATAGTACGCAATGTCTGCGCAATGCCGGCGATGCGCATGGGCGGCAGATCATCGGCACGCGCCCGATGAACCTTCGCCAATATGGCTCCGAAGGACGCCACCAGCGTTTCCCGCGCGGCCGCAAACTCCTCATCGCGCTGGATGCGGCGGGCCAGAGTCTCGCCGTCGACATGATCGGTGACGAAGCCCTCGCCCAGCCTGTCGCCCGGCTCCAGCTCATGACGGATATGCGGGCAGGGCACGCCCTGCGCCGCCGCCGCCCTGATCGCCGCTGCCTCCACAGCGAACCCCGCCACCATTGGATGCAGCTCGGCTCCGGGCGTGCCGCGCCGCAGGATCAGCTTTTGCGCGACCTCCGCCCCCTGCGCCTCAAAGGCCCAGGTCTCCTGACTCGCCCCACCGCTGAGGCGCCGCATATGGGCCAGTTCAGCGCCGGGAACGATCCGGTCGACCAGTGCCGCCATCTGCTCGGGGAACGGATCGGCCATCTCCCGGCTTCCGCTTAGGGAATCTGGTTGGCAAAAATGGCCGAACTGTTGATCGGCGAACCGGGGCCGCCGCACACCAGACAGGTCTTCGCATCCGGCACCGGATTGGCCGACTGCCCGCGCAACTGGCGCACCGCTTCGATGGCGATATTGATGCCATGGATGAAGCCCTGCGCCAGATTGCCGCCCGACGTGTTAAGCGGCAGCTTGCCCGACGGCGCGATGAGGTTGTCGAACTTCAGATCCTCGACCGCGCTTTCCCAGCTGATGAGGCC
This window of the Sphingobium sp. EM0848 genome carries:
- a CDS encoding phosphotransferase family protein, with the translated sequence MADPFPEQMAALVDRIVPGAELAHMRRLSGGASQETWAFEAQGAEVAQKLILRRGTPGAELHPMVAGFAVEAAAIRAAAAQGVPCPHIRHELEPGDRLGEGFVTDHVDGETLARRIQRDEEFAAARETLVASFGAILAKVHRARADDLPPMRIAGIAQTLRTIRAALDADPTARPVFELALAWATRNAPPEPDQLALIHGDFRLGNMIVGPNGIGALLDWELAHLGDPAEDLAWISLPPWRFGRMDQPVAGLGQRAALFDAYTKVSGEVIDPARVHWWEVMGSLRWGLFCAEMLTRFRSDDPSVERGMIVRRISESEIDLLAAIEGGVDAR